From Nicotiana tabacum cultivar K326 chromosome 20, ASM71507v2, whole genome shotgun sequence, one genomic window encodes:
- the LOC142174219 gene encoding uncharacterized protein LOC142174219 — protein sequence MHRQNHYDFVGLMEPKQQAKKLERYRNKIGLAQEISNVSNKIWAFIDEVFEVTVMYNMVQQLTLRLFHIESHVEFVLTLIYAKCDAIERIELWDSLYEMARDMDASWLVGGDFNVIWDEEEKFGGLPVSLNEIDDFRHCINTCNLFDLGFKGNIFTWWNGRAEEDCIFKRLDGWLANVEFQQTFPGIEVQHLSKTGSDHSPMYLKCDIETPPIKKPFKFLNFWVEHATFKDVVKENWSADFSANPFILFNHKLKKLKKALSLWSKATFGDIFQKIASMEEVVMVHESEYESNPTGMNKERLQKVQAELIKCLALEEKYWQQKAGMTWFKEGDRNTKFFHAQVRGRRKRLQLNRIQNSGGTWIEEEQEIAEEAIKFYEEQFTEAATPLSFDIIEHDPNWINTEQNTELIKQPIKEEVKVAVLGLNGDSAGGQMV from the coding sequence ATGCATAGGCAAAATCACTATGATTTTGTAGGATTAATGGAGCCAAAGCAACAAGCAAAAAAACTGGAAAGGTACAGAAACAAGATAGGACTTGCACAGGAAATTTCAAATGTTTCCAACAAGATCTGGGCTTTTATAGATGAGGTATTTGAGGTAACTGTTATGTACAATATGGTGCAACAATTAACACTAAGATTGTTTCATATTGAATCGCATGTGGAGTTTGTCCTAACATTGATATACGCAAAATGTGATGCAATTGAGAGGATAGAATTATGGGATTCATTATATGAAATGGCAAGGGATATGGATGCATCATGGCTTGTAGGAGGTGATTTCAATGTAATATGGGACGAAGAAGAGAAGTTTGGTGGGTTACCTGTGTCATTgaatgaaattgatgattttcgaCACTGCATCAACACTTGCAATCTATTCGACCTTGGATTTAAAGGCAAcatatttacatggtggaatgggagagcAGAGGAAGACTGTATATTCAAAAGACTAGACGGATGGTTGGCCAATGTTGAGTTCCAACAAACATTTCCAGGAATAGAGGTGCAACATTTGTCAAAGACTGGCTCTGATCATAGTCCAATGTATCTGAAGTGTGATATTGAGACTCCACCTATAAAAAAACCTTTTAAGTTCTTGAATTTTTGGGTGGAACATGCGACTTTTAAAGATGTGGTGAAAGAGAATTGGTCTGCTGATTTCAGTGCAAAtccttttattctttttaatcacaagttaaaaaaattaaagaaggccCTTTCATTGTGGAGTAAGGCTACATTTGGAGATATTTTCCAAAAGATAGCAAGTATGGAAGAGGTAGTGATGGTTCATGAATCAGAATATGAATCAAATCCTACAGGGATGAACAAGGAAAGACTACAAAAGGTTCAGGCAGAATTGATCAAATGTCTGGCACTAGAGGAGAAATATTGGCAACAAAAGGCAGGCATGACTTGGTTCAAGGAAGGGGATAGGAACACTAAGTTCTTCCACGCACAAGTGAGAGGTAGGAGGAAGAGACTTCAACTTAACAGAATTCAGAACAGTGGAGGAACCTGgattgaagaagaacaagaaattgcAGAAGAGGCTATCAAATTCTACGAGGAACAATTCACAGAAGCAGCTACTCCTTTATCATTTGATATCATAGAGCATGATCCTAATTGGATTAACACTGAGCAGAATACAGAATTGATTAAGCAACCAATAAAAGAGGAGGTTAAAGTGGCAGTACTTGGACTTAATGGTGATAGTGCTGGGGGCCAGATGGTATGA